A genome region from Euphorbia lathyris chromosome 4, ddEupLath1.1, whole genome shotgun sequence includes the following:
- the LOC136227381 gene encoding small ribosomal subunit protein uS10z/uS10x, whose translation MAAAYGAMKPVKAGLEEPQDQIHKIRITLSSKNVKNLEKVCADLVRGAKEKKLRVKGPVRIPTKVLNITTRKSPCGEGTNTWDRFELRVHKRVIDLFSSPEVVKQITSITIEPGVEVEVTIADS comes from the exons ATGGCAGCAGCTTACGGTGCAATGAAGCCGGTAAAGGCTGGTCTGGAGGAGCCCCAGGACCAGATTCACAAAATCAGGATCACTCTCTCATCAAAAAATGTCAAAAACCTCGAAAAAG TATGTGCTGATTTGGTTCGTGGTGCCAAGGAAAAGAAATTGAGAGTCAAGGGACCCGTGAGAATCCCTACCAAGGTTCTTAACATTACCACCAGGAAATCCCCTTGTGGTGAAG GAACCAACACATGGGACAGATTTGAGCTCCGGGTCCACAAGCGTGTTATTGACCTTTTCAGCTCACCAGAGGTGGTCAAGCAGATCACTTCAATTACTATTGAACCTGGTGTTGAGGTCGAGGTTACAATAGCAGACTCATGA